The following proteins are co-located in the Dehalococcoides mccartyi 195 genome:
- a CDS encoding CDP-alcohol phosphatidyltransferase family protein — protein MSGMANLRKEIALKVTNPIINLLAKTGLTPNMVTVTGFIVTLVAAGIIVNGNLLLAGIVMLLAGVFDMLDGALARRTGKVTRFGAVLDSTLDRVSEAAILIGVCAFYSQSGQTPAVVLAVVTLTLSLLVSYIRARAEAMGLEGKEGFFTRPERVVALAIGMMFNILVPVLVLVSVLSLITVIQRLANVYRQTK, from the coding sequence ATGTCTGGTATGGCAAACTTACGTAAGGAAATAGCCCTAAAAGTCACCAATCCCATTATAAACCTTTTAGCTAAAACCGGTCTTACCCCCAATATGGTTACGGTAACCGGTTTTATTGTTACCCTGGTAGCCGCCGGGATTATAGTGAACGGAAATCTGTTGCTTGCAGGGATTGTTATGCTGCTGGCAGGTGTATTTGACATGCTGGACGGGGCGCTGGCCAGACGCACCGGCAAGGTTACCCGCTTCGGAGCGGTGCTGGATTCCACTCTGGACAGGGTTTCGGAAGCGGCAATACTTATCGGGGTATGTGCTTTTTACTCTCAGAGCGGGCAGACACCCGCAGTGGTGCTGGCGGTGGTTACCCTTACTCTTTCCCTGCTGGTCAGCTATATACGTGCCAGAGCTGAGGCTATGGGGCTTGAGGGTAAGGAAGGGTTTTTTACCCGGCCTGAACGGGTGGTTGCCCTGGCCATTGGCATGATGTTTAACATACTTGTGCCGGTGCTGGTGCTGGTAAGCGTGCTTAGTTTAATAACTGTTATCCAGCGGCTTGCCAATGTTTACCGCCAGACCAAATAA
- a CDS encoding glycosyltransferase family 4 protein produces MKIVLVCPYDFAYPGGVVNHVSSLYKELKMLGHDVRIIAPASKSPAEYGTDFIRMGKPRPLAISGTVVRISLSVNLKNRIKQVLETEKFDVIHLHEPFMIMLCSAMLRFSKTCNVATFHASQGKPGYNLGWPFTRIFLRRRRRNLHGHMAVSKAALRFASKYIPGDYTIVPNGIDLDLFNTEVQPVPEYLDDKLNILFVGRMESRKGLDYLIDAYAQIKPLCPQTRLLVVGPGTPRQMSHYRSKVKRHGLSDVVFTGGVACNELPRYYKTAHIYCSPATGQESFGIVLLEAMALGVPIVASQIEGYQCVLTDNKEGLLVPPKNSDKLAEALLKLIAQPDLRSELSAGGLKTVQQYSWKRVAKKVEEYYHLVLSKNHHGPEGK; encoded by the coding sequence GTGAAGATAGTTTTAGTCTGTCCTTATGATTTTGCCTATCCGGGTGGCGTAGTTAACCACGTTAGCTCGCTTTATAAAGAACTTAAGATGCTGGGGCATGATGTTCGCATTATTGCTCCAGCATCAAAGTCTCCGGCAGAATACGGTACTGATTTTATCAGGATGGGCAAGCCCCGCCCTCTGGCTATCTCCGGCACAGTGGTTCGCATCAGCCTTTCGGTCAATCTTAAAAACCGTATTAAACAGGTTTTGGAAACCGAAAAGTTTGACGTTATCCACCTGCATGAGCCTTTTATGATAATGCTGTGCAGTGCCATGCTCCGGTTTTCCAAAACCTGCAATGTAGCTACTTTCCACGCCAGTCAGGGCAAGCCCGGTTATAATTTGGGCTGGCCTTTTACCCGCATATTCCTGAGAAGGCGCAGGCGTAATCTTCACGGGCATATGGCGGTTTCCAAAGCGGCTCTGCGTTTTGCCTCCAAATATATCCCCGGTGACTATACTATTGTGCCCAACGGTATAGACCTGGATTTATTTAATACCGAAGTTCAGCCTGTGCCGGAGTATCTGGATGACAAGCTGAATATCCTTTTTGTGGGGCGTATGGAGAGCCGAAAGGGTTTGGACTATCTGATTGATGCATACGCCCAGATTAAGCCCCTGTGCCCCCAGACCAGGCTTCTGGTAGTGGGGCCGGGTACTCCCAGGCAAATGAGCCATTATCGCAGCAAGGTAAAACGGCATGGGCTTTCAGATGTGGTTTTTACCGGCGGGGTTGCCTGTAATGAGCTGCCGCGGTATTACAAGACAGCCCATATTTACTGCTCCCCGGCTACCGGTCAGGAAAGTTTCGGCATTGTACTTCTGGAAGCTATGGCTTTGGGTGTGCCGATTGTGGCTTCACAAATAGAGGGATACCAGTGTGTACTGACGGATAATAAAGAAGGTCTGTTAGTACCGCCCAAAAACTCTGATAAACTGGCAGAAGCTCTTTTGAAACTGATTGCCCAGCCTGATTTGCGTTCTGAACTCAGCGCCGGTGGACTAAAAACGGTTCAGCAGTACAGTTGGAAAAGAGTTGCTAAAAAAGTTGAAGAGTACTACCATTTGGTGTTAAGCAAAAATCACCATGGTCCCGAAGGTAAATAG